A window from Aliamphritea hakodatensis encodes these proteins:
- a CDS encoding universal stress protein yields the protein MALPKIKTILYTTSLGKHTRPVFRQAVNLAQQFDAHIIMLHVIEPIGELGQALIQNYLPQDLVKKIHDEGIDEVKASMQKRVEVFCEEELGSLDKTVTLDIEQRVVEGNYTDSILAQAKLSNADMIVMGSENTFGHHSQTTRQVIKGAKIPVVAVPTGKAFD from the coding sequence ATGGCTTTACCAAAGATTAAAACGATTCTTTATACCACTTCACTGGGGAAGCACACCCGGCCGGTATTCCGTCAGGCGGTTAACCTGGCACAACAGTTTGATGCCCATATAATCATGCTGCATGTTATTGAGCCGATCGGTGAACTGGGGCAAGCGCTGATTCAGAATTATCTGCCACAGGATCTGGTTAAAAAAATCCATGATGAAGGCATCGATGAAGTTAAAGCATCTATGCAAAAGCGTGTTGAAGTCTTCTGTGAAGAAGAGTTGGGCTCACTGGATAAAACCGTTACCCTGGACATTGAACAGCGGGTAGTGGAAGGTAATTACACCGATTCTATTCTGGCACAGGCTAAACTGAGCAATGCTGATATGATAGTGATGGGCTCTGAAAACACCTTCGGTCACCATAGCCAGACCACCCGTCAGGTCATCAAGGGTGCCAAAATTCCGGTCGTCGCGGTACCGACCGGCAAAGCATTCGACTGA
- the dld gene encoding D-lactate dehydrogenase — protein MSQDAIIQQLSAIVGADNIYTKARQTEHYRSGFRSGKGDALAVVFPTTLLQQWQVLKTCVAANKIIIMQAANTGLTEGSTPSGDDYDRDIIILNTTRMNKIILLDEGKQIISFPGATLFTLEKLLKPLKRAPHSVIGSSCIGASIIGGIANNSGGALVKRGPAYSELSLYAQISEQGELELVNHLGIELGNSPEEILTNLELQHFNAYTLEPYEGKASASDYPEILRDVDADTPARYNADTSRLYEASGCAGKLAIFAVRIDTFPVAEKEQVFYIGTNDPKELTQLRRDILQNFENLPEVGEYMHRDVFDIALKYGKDVFLMINYLGTDPLPKLFAMKGSITAWLNRFSFLPKDIPDRAMQLLSRCWKNIVPKRLMQYRDDYEHHLILKMSDAGITEAESYLQKFFKNSSSGNYFTCSADEAKKAYLLRFAAAGAAIRYQTVHQDEVENILALDIALKRNDENWVEELPEEIRSQLVSSLYYGHFMCHVFHQDYILKKGADAAAIKQQMLDILAAKGAKYPAEHNVGHLYAAEEGLKDFYVALDPTNTFNPGIGKTSKRRCGC, from the coding sequence ATGTCTCAAGATGCGATCATTCAGCAGTTAAGTGCAATTGTCGGCGCCGACAACATTTATACGAAAGCGCGCCAGACTGAGCACTACCGCAGCGGTTTTCGTTCCGGCAAAGGCGACGCGCTGGCCGTGGTATTTCCTACCACCCTGCTCCAGCAATGGCAGGTATTAAAAACCTGCGTAGCAGCCAACAAGATTATCATCATGCAGGCGGCCAACACCGGTCTGACTGAAGGCTCTACCCCCAGCGGCGACGACTACGACCGCGACATTATTATCCTCAATACCACCCGGATGAACAAAATCATCCTGCTGGATGAAGGCAAGCAGATTATCAGCTTTCCCGGAGCGACACTGTTCACACTGGAGAAATTGCTCAAACCTCTGAAACGGGCACCTCATTCTGTTATAGGCTCATCCTGCATAGGAGCCTCCATCATTGGCGGCATTGCGAACAATTCTGGCGGGGCACTGGTTAAACGGGGTCCGGCGTATTCTGAGCTGTCGCTTTACGCACAGATCAGTGAGCAGGGTGAACTGGAGCTGGTGAACCATCTGGGCATTGAACTGGGCAACTCACCGGAAGAAATTCTCACTAATCTGGAACTGCAGCACTTCAACGCCTATACCCTTGAACCCTACGAAGGAAAGGCGTCGGCCAGTGATTACCCGGAAATCCTCCGAGACGTTGATGCTGATACCCCGGCCCGCTACAACGCCGATACCAGCCGACTGTACGAAGCCAGCGGCTGTGCCGGCAAACTGGCCATTTTTGCCGTCCGTATCGATACCTTCCCGGTCGCTGAAAAAGAACAGGTTTTCTATATCGGCACCAATGACCCGAAAGAGCTGACGCAGCTGCGACGGGATATTCTGCAGAACTTTGAAAACCTGCCGGAAGTCGGCGAATACATGCACCGGGATGTTTTCGATATTGCGCTGAAATACGGTAAAGATGTATTTCTGATGATCAACTATCTGGGCACAGATCCGTTGCCCAAGCTGTTTGCCATGAAAGGTTCCATCACCGCCTGGCTTAACCGCTTCAGTTTCCTGCCCAAAGATATTCCGGACCGGGCCATGCAACTGCTGAGCCGCTGCTGGAAAAATATTGTGCCAAAACGTCTCATGCAGTACCGGGATGACTATGAGCACCATCTGATTCTTAAGATGAGTGATGCTGGCATTACTGAAGCTGAGTCTTACCTGCAGAAATTCTTTAAAAACAGCTCATCAGGAAATTACTTCACCTGCAGTGCCGATGAAGCCAAGAAAGCATACTTGTTACGCTTTGCTGCGGCAGGTGCAGCCATCCGCTACCAGACGGTCCATCAGGATGAGGTGGAAAATATCCTCGCGCTGGATATTGCCCTGAAACGGAACGATGAAAACTGGGTAGAAGAACTGCCGGAAGAAATCCGCAGTCAGTTAGTCAGCTCTCTGTATTACGGACATTTCATGTGCCACGTATTCCATCAGGACTATATTTTAAAGAAAGGTGCTGATGCGGCAGCGATAAAACAGCAGATGCTGGACATCCTCGCGGCGAAAGGTGCCAAGTACCCGGCAGAACATAATGTGGGGCATCTGTATGCAGCAGAGGAAGGTTTAAAGGACTTCTATGTTGCCCTTGATCCGACCAATACATTCAACCCGGGCATTGGCAAAACCTCTAAACGCCGTTGCGGTTGTTGA
- a CDS encoding TRAP transporter large permease, with translation MEINEILVIAMFVSFIALLFTGIPVAWVLGGIGVIFAGIGYIADTYFDTITGLDYLTLGLVVNRLWKIMDNWILVALPMFIFMGIMLDKSGVAERLMKSMQELFGNVRGGLAITVTAIGIILAASTGIIGASVVLLAVMSLPSMTKQGYAMPLALGTIASAGTLGILIPPSIMLVIMADQLGLSVGDLFMGAVFPGLMLGAMYIAYILITGFLKPESAPLPADAKRVTIATLISVIKAILPTLALIFVVLGSIFAGVATPTEASGVGAFGATLLAMYNRKFSFKVLKEVMTGTYNTTAYIFAIFIGATCFALVLRELGGDELIESFLTGLPFGPYGIIFFILGVIFLLGFFLDWIEITLIILPLLAPVISALGLDINGYGVVDNPELVWFVMLVAMALQTSFLTPPVGFALFYLKGVCPPNVKITDIYKGVTPFIILQLTGLLILVFWPQLVLWLPAAAYG, from the coding sequence ATGGAAATTAACGAAATTCTTGTCATTGCGATGTTCGTCTCGTTCATCGCACTGTTATTCACCGGCATCCCGGTCGCCTGGGTACTGGGCGGCATTGGGGTTATCTTCGCCGGCATCGGCTACATTGCGGATACCTACTTCGACACCATTACCGGGCTGGATTATCTGACCCTCGGTCTGGTGGTGAACCGCCTCTGGAAGATCATGGACAACTGGATTCTGGTGGCGCTCCCCATGTTCATATTCATGGGCATCATGCTGGACAAATCCGGTGTGGCAGAACGGCTGATGAAATCCATGCAGGAGTTGTTCGGTAATGTCCGTGGCGGTCTGGCCATTACGGTAACCGCGATCGGCATTATCCTGGCGGCATCCACCGGCATCATAGGGGCATCCGTGGTGTTGTTAGCCGTTATGTCTCTGCCTTCCATGACCAAGCAGGGCTACGCCATGCCGCTGGCTCTGGGCACCATTGCCAGCGCCGGTACCCTGGGGATTCTGATTCCACCAAGCATCATGCTGGTCATCATGGCGGATCAGTTAGGTCTGTCCGTAGGTGATCTCTTCATGGGGGCGGTGTTCCCGGGCCTGATGCTGGGTGCCATGTACATTGCCTACATTCTGATTACCGGCTTCCTGAAGCCTGAGTCTGCGCCGCTGCCGGCGGACGCCAAACGGGTAACGATAGCGACGCTGATTTCTGTAATCAAGGCCATCTTGCCGACATTAGCGCTGATCTTCGTGGTATTGGGGTCTATCTTCGCCGGTGTCGCTACGCCGACAGAAGCCTCCGGTGTGGGCGCTTTCGGTGCTACCTTGCTGGCCATGTATAACCGTAAGTTCAGTTTTAAAGTGCTGAAAGAAGTGATGACCGGCACCTACAACACCACGGCATACATCTTTGCCATTTTCATCGGGGCTACCTGTTTTGCGCTGGTACTGCGGGAGTTGGGCGGTGATGAGCTGATCGAGTCCTTCCTGACCGGCCTGCCGTTCGGCCCGTACGGCATCATATTCTTCATTCTGGGTGTAATCTTCCTGCTGGGCTTCTTCCTGGACTGGATAGAAATCACCCTGATTATCCTACCGCTGCTGGCACCGGTGATTTCTGCCCTGGGGCTGGATATCAACGGCTACGGTGTAGTGGATAATCCGGAACTGGTGTGGTTCGTGATGCTCGTCGCCATGGCCTTGCAGACCTCCTTCCTCACCCCGCCGGTGGGCTTCGCCCTGTTCTATCTGAAAGGGGTGTGTCCGCCGAATGTGAAGATTACCGATATCTATAAAGGTGTGACACCCTTTATCATTCTGCAGCTGACCGGCCTGTTAATCCTGGTATTCTGGCCACAACTGGTACTCTGGCTACCGGCGGCGGCATACGGCTAA
- a CDS encoding TRAP transporter small permease subunit: MNTSGNMPPVPLADCIDRAIQKIGSYIAWSYVLLVLVIMAQVILRKGFSSGLILLEELQWHLYAVGVMFGLAYAQTTNSHIRVDLFYTGFRARSKYIIEIFGILVLVLPFIGIIFLHSLEFVADAWRINEHSESPSGLPWRWLIKSVIPLSMAMMALAALSRLYRDTVLLFKGDA, translated from the coding sequence GTGAATACTTCCGGTAACATGCCACCCGTGCCTCTCGCCGATTGTATCGATCGTGCTATTCAGAAAATCGGCAGCTACATTGCCTGGTCATACGTATTACTGGTACTGGTAATCATGGCTCAGGTAATCCTGCGTAAAGGCTTTTCCAGCGGCCTGATTCTGCTGGAAGAATTACAATGGCACCTCTATGCCGTAGGCGTTATGTTTGGTCTTGCCTATGCACAAACCACCAACTCACATATCCGTGTAGATCTGTTCTACACCGGTTTCCGGGCCCGCAGCAAATACATCATTGAAATCTTCGGTATTCTGGTACTGGTGCTGCCCTTCATCGGCATTATCTTTTTACACAGCCTGGAATTTGTTGCTGACGCCTGGCGCATCAACGAGCATTCTGAATCGCCTTCCGGCCTGCCGTGGCGCTGGCTGATCAAGAGCGTAATTCCCCTCAGTATGGCCATGATGGCGCTGGCAGCGCTGTCACGTTTATACCGCGATACTGTTTTACTGTTTAAAGGGGATGCATGA
- a CDS encoding TRAP transporter substrate-binding protein, whose protein sequence is MKKFVKSILSTAVLSAAVCGTVTAQAADKVLLKTPIAFGSHLPALGTPIKWVSEQLKVMSDGSIKMKIYEPGKLVAPKEILDAVSAGKINSGYATAGYWQGKMPAAALFSAVPFGPEAGEYMAWLYYGNGMNLYQEMYDTNGYNVKVIPCAIISPETSGWFSKEINSPEDLKGLNMRFFGLGASVMEKLGVSTSQLPGGEIFGALEKGAIDASEFSQPAIDQRLGFHKIVKYNYFPGWHQQATVFELLVNKDAWGKMSEGQQAIVENTCKASMTNAIAEGESMQFEVMAKAQENGVNIRYWSDDMLNTFNEKWQEVVAEKTAGDAFFNKVWTDMSTFRQGYDLWEANAFLPRAER, encoded by the coding sequence ATGAAAAAGTTCGTAAAGTCTATTCTGAGCACAGCCGTACTGAGCGCCGCTGTTTGCGGTACCGTCACCGCACAGGCAGCAGATAAAGTCCTGCTGAAAACCCCAATCGCATTTGGCTCGCACCTGCCAGCACTGGGTACACCGATCAAATGGGTATCTGAACAGCTGAAAGTCATGAGCGATGGCTCTATCAAAATGAAGATTTACGAGCCGGGTAAACTGGTTGCACCTAAAGAGATTCTTGATGCTGTATCTGCCGGCAAGATCAATTCCGGTTATGCAACTGCCGGTTACTGGCAGGGTAAGATGCCGGCTGCCGCACTGTTCTCTGCTGTGCCTTTCGGCCCTGAAGCCGGTGAATACATGGCGTGGCTGTATTACGGTAACGGCATGAACCTGTATCAGGAAATGTATGACACTAACGGTTACAACGTAAAAGTGATTCCGTGTGCAATCATTTCACCGGAAACCTCCGGCTGGTTCAGCAAAGAAATCAACAGCCCTGAAGACCTGAAAGGTCTGAACATGCGCTTCTTCGGCCTGGGTGCTTCCGTGATGGAAAAACTGGGTGTGTCCACGTCTCAGTTACCGGGCGGCGAAATCTTCGGTGCCCTGGAAAAAGGTGCAATCGATGCATCTGAATTCTCTCAGCCTGCCATTGATCAGCGTTTGGGCTTCCATAAGATTGTGAAGTACAACTACTTCCCTGGCTGGCACCAGCAGGCGACCGTATTCGAATTGCTGGTGAACAAAGATGCCTGGGGCAAGATGTCAGAAGGCCAGCAGGCAATTGTTGAAAACACCTGTAAAGCATCCATGACCAACGCCATTGCTGAAGGTGAGTCCATGCAGTTTGAAGTCATGGCTAAAGCACAGGAAAACGGTGTAAACATCCGTTACTGGAGCGATGACATGCTGAATACTTTCAACGAAAAGTGGCAAGAAGTCGTTGCTGAGAAAACGGCCGGCGACGCATTCTTCAACAAGGTCTGGACAGATATGAGTACTTTCCGTCAGGGCTACGACCTGTGGGAAGCGAACGCATTCCTGCCACGTGCTGAACGGTAA
- the pdhR gene encoding pyruvate dehydrogenase complex transcriptional repressor PdhR, which yields MAYQRVKQPKISDVIMGQLEEMVLEGTLKPGQRLPSERELAKQFDVSRPSLREAVQKLSAKGVLISRQGGGTYVSEDLGGAFSDPLLELFKTHPEAQYDLLEFRHALEGVSAYYAALRSTAADKENIRARYNALQEHHENKAFDKEVYADVDFHLAIAEATHNMVLLHMMRALFTLLRQHVWDNLQDIYPKPEIRGKIHQQHYVLMEAILEGDPERASQAAHDHLAYVEDALLQQGKEDTRLKRALRRADLTPR from the coding sequence ATGGCGTATCAGCGCGTAAAACAGCCAAAAATATCTGATGTCATCATGGGCCAGTTGGAAGAGATGGTGCTTGAAGGCACGCTTAAGCCTGGCCAGCGGTTACCTTCAGAGCGTGAGCTGGCAAAACAGTTCGATGTTTCCCGCCCTTCATTACGGGAAGCGGTTCAGAAACTTTCTGCCAAAGGGGTGCTGATCAGCCGGCAGGGTGGCGGGACCTATGTGTCTGAGGATCTGGGCGGTGCGTTTTCTGATCCTTTACTGGAGCTGTTTAAGACTCATCCGGAAGCGCAGTACGATCTGCTTGAGTTCCGTCATGCGCTGGAAGGGGTCTCTGCTTATTATGCTGCCTTGCGCAGTACCGCTGCGGATAAAGAAAACATTCGCGCCCGTTATAATGCCCTTCAGGAGCATCACGAGAATAAAGCCTTCGATAAAGAAGTGTATGCGGATGTGGATTTCCACCTGGCAATTGCTGAAGCCACACATAATATGGTGCTGTTACATATGATGCGCGCGCTCTTTACGCTATTGCGCCAGCATGTCTGGGATAACCTGCAGGATATTTATCCGAAGCCGGAAATTCGCGGCAAGATACATCAGCAACATTATGTGCTGATGGAAGCCATTCTTGAAGGGGATCCGGAGCGTGCCAGCCAGGCGGCGCATGATCATCTGGCATATGTGGAAGATGCCTTATTACAGCAGGGTAAGGAAGATACCCGCCTTAAGCGGGCTTTACGCCGGGCTGATCTGACCCCGCGCTGA
- the aceE gene encoding pyruvate dehydrogenase (acetyl-transferring), homodimeric type has protein sequence MQDIIDDIDPIETNEWLDALESVAKHEGDERARYILSKLGERASDMGIESANTLTTSYVNTIAPKDEARMPGDLFMERRIRSFIRWNAMAMVMRANDNDEGLGGHISSFSSSATLYDIGFNYFFRGSEGEQEGDLVFFQGHIAPGIYSRAYLEGRLTEEQMDNYRREVDGVGLSSYPHPWLMPDFWQFPTVSMGLGPIQAIYQAHVMRYLSARSLINRGDRKVWAFLGDGECDEPESLGAIALAGREQLENLVFVVNCNLQRLDGPVRGNGKIVQELEGVFRGAGWNVIKCLWGRHWDPLFENDTSGLLKKRMDEVCDGELQNYKANGGAYTREHFFGKYPELLELVKDMSDQDIMNLNRGGHDPYKVFAAYQQAMNHKGQPTVILAQTVKGYGTGKSGQAKNDTHSMKKVAMDDLMDFRDNHNIPLTDEQLKDVPYYRPSKESPEMKYMMDRRNKLGGVYPSRRADFDALEIPPLDTFSSQLKESGKREMSTQMTLNRVLSTLVKDKAIGERIVPIVPDEARTFGMEGMFRQLGIYTSEGQRYVPHDADQIMFYKESKTGQILEEGINEAGAMSAWMACATSYSNNNCTMIPFYIYYSMFGFQRIMDLAWAAGDMQARGFLIGATSGRTTLNGEGLQHQDGHSHLMAQMIPNCVSYDPTFGYELTVIVQDGLKRMFQDKENKFYYITTMNENYAHPAMPIGAEEGIVKGMYLLQEGKQAEKKVQLMGCGTILREVIAAADILRDEFGIEADIWSTTSINEVRRDAQAVARWNMLHPAQEQRTSYLQECLADRQGPVIAATDYMRMYPEQLREYMPGTYRVLGTDGYGRSDTRNKLREFFEVNRHYVTIAALTALADDGLIERSVIASAMQKFGINPEKPAPWTV, from the coding sequence GTGCAAGACATAATCGATGATATTGATCCAATCGAAACGAATGAATGGCTGGATGCGCTCGAGTCTGTTGCAAAACACGAAGGTGATGAGCGCGCGCGTTATATCCTGAGTAAGCTTGGCGAAAGAGCCTCGGACATGGGGATCGAGTCGGCAAATACGTTAACAACGTCTTATGTAAATACGATTGCCCCTAAAGATGAAGCCCGGATGCCGGGTGATCTGTTTATGGAGCGCCGGATCCGTTCTTTTATCCGCTGGAACGCGATGGCAATGGTCATGCGTGCCAACGACAACGATGAAGGTCTTGGTGGCCACATCTCCAGTTTTTCTTCTTCCGCAACGCTTTATGATATCGGCTTTAACTATTTCTTCCGCGGCTCAGAAGGTGAGCAGGAAGGCGATCTGGTCTTTTTCCAGGGCCATATTGCGCCGGGTATCTACTCCCGTGCTTACCTTGAAGGCCGTCTGACAGAAGAGCAGATGGATAACTACCGCCGCGAAGTGGACGGTGTGGGCCTGTCTTCTTATCCACACCCGTGGCTGATGCCTGACTTCTGGCAGTTCCCGACGGTATCGATGGGTCTTGGCCCGATTCAGGCGATTTATCAGGCACACGTGATGCGTTACCTGTCTGCCCGCAGCCTGATTAACCGTGGTGACCGTAAGGTATGGGCATTCCTGGGTGACGGTGAGTGTGATGAGCCGGAATCTCTGGGGGCAATCGCACTGGCCGGCCGTGAACAGCTGGAAAACCTGGTGTTTGTGGTTAACTGTAACCTGCAGCGTCTGGACGGTCCGGTACGGGGTAACGGTAAGATTGTTCAGGAACTGGAAGGTGTATTCCGCGGTGCTGGGTGGAACGTGATTAAGTGCCTGTGGGGCCGTCACTGGGATCCGCTGTTTGAAAATGATACTTCCGGTTTGCTGAAAAAACGGATGGATGAAGTCTGCGACGGTGAACTGCAGAACTATAAGGCTAACGGTGGTGCGTATACCCGTGAGCATTTCTTCGGTAAGTATCCTGAGCTGCTTGAACTGGTTAAGGATATGTCTGATCAGGACATCATGAATCTGAACCGCGGTGGCCACGATCCGTATAAAGTATTCGCCGCTTACCAGCAGGCGATGAACCATAAAGGTCAGCCGACCGTTATTCTGGCGCAGACTGTAAAAGGATACGGTACCGGTAAATCCGGTCAGGCGAAAAACGATACTCACTCCATGAAGAAAGTGGCCATGGATGACCTGATGGACTTCCGTGACAACCACAATATTCCGCTGACGGATGAGCAGCTGAAAGATGTACCTTATTACCGGCCGTCGAAAGAGTCGCCGGAAATGAAGTATATGATGGACCGCCGTAATAAGCTGGGCGGTGTTTACCCGTCCCGCCGGGCAGATTTTGATGCGTTGGAAATTCCGCCTCTGGATACCTTCTCTTCCCAGCTGAAAGAAAGTGGGAAGCGTGAGATGTCCACTCAGATGACCCTGAACCGGGTGCTGAGCACGTTGGTGAAAGACAAGGCTATCGGCGAGCGTATCGTACCGATCGTGCCGGACGAAGCCCGTACCTTCGGTATGGAAGGTATGTTCCGTCAGTTAGGCATTTATACATCAGAAGGCCAGCGTTATGTGCCTCACGATGCTGATCAGATCATGTTCTATAAAGAATCCAAGACCGGTCAGATTCTGGAAGAAGGTATCAACGAAGCCGGTGCAATGAGTGCATGGATGGCGTGTGCAACGTCATACAGCAATAATAACTGCACCATGATCCCGTTCTACATTTACTACTCGATGTTTGGTTTCCAGCGCATCATGGATCTGGCCTGGGCGGCTGGTGATATGCAGGCCCGCGGTTTCCTGATCGGTGCCACGTCTGGCCGTACAACGCTGAACGGTGAAGGTCTGCAGCATCAGGACGGCCACTCCCACCTGATGGCGCAAATGATTCCGAACTGTGTCTCGTATGACCCGACATTCGGTTACGAGCTGACCGTCATTGTTCAGGACGGCCTTAAGCGCATGTTCCAGGACAAAGAGAACAAGTTCTACTACATCACTACGATGAACGAAAACTATGCCCACCCGGCTATGCCGATTGGTGCTGAAGAAGGCATCGTTAAGGGGATGTATCTGCTGCAGGAAGGCAAGCAGGCAGAGAAGAAAGTACAGCTGATGGGCTGCGGCACGATTCTGCGTGAAGTGATTGCAGCGGCGGACATCCTGCGTGATGAGTTTGGCATTGAAGCGGATATCTGGAGCACCACGTCTATCAACGAGGTGCGTCGCGATGCGCAGGCGGTTGCCCGCTGGAACATGCTGCACCCGGCACAGGAACAGCGTACCAGCTACCTGCAAGAGTGTCTGGCGGACCGTCAGGGCCCTGTGATTGCAGCGACCGATTACATGCGTATGTACCCTGAACAGCTGCGTGAATATATGCCGGGTACTTACCGGGTACTGGGAACTGACGGTTATGGCCGTTCAGATACCCGCAATAAGCTGCGTGAATTCTTTGAAGTAAACCGTCACTACGTGACAATTGCTGCCCTGACAGCACTGGCCGACGATGGTCTGATTGAGCGTTCTGTAATTGCCAGTGCGATGCAGAAGTTTGGCATTAACCCAGAAAAACCAGCCCCTTGGACTGTGTAA
- the aceF gene encoding dihydrolipoyllysine-residue acetyltransferase, with the protein MSTVNITVPDLSGAADVDVVEVFIKVGDKVEEGDSLIALETDKASMEVPAMQSGVVVSVAVSEGDTINEGDALCVFETAAADAPAEDVPVVAEPVAEAAPVATAPAVAPAAASETVQVAVPDLSGASDVDVVEVFVKAGDSVSEGDSLIALETDKASLEVPAPHSGTIVSMAISEGGTVNEGDALCEMQIAGSAPVAEPVAEAPVSEAPAAPAPAAEIAPVVAGGVEDVLIPDLSGATDVDVVEVLVKDGDTVAEGDSLIALETDKASMEVPAPKAGTVKSMKIKEGDQVNAGDLLMSLEVAASAAPVAAAAPAPAPAAAAPAASKPAAPAAQPAQTVDKTELEQKNKSVHAGPAVRAIAREFGVDLALVAGTGSRNRILKEDVQAYVKASLKKLKEQPAAAVSGGSGIPAIPEIDFSQFGEVELEKLSKIKKVTRDNMSRCWLNIPHVTQFDKADITDLEAFRAGMKEEAAREGVKLTPLPFMIKAIAMALKAHPKFNASLHADGEHIVYKKYVNIGMAVDTPNGLMVPVIKDADKKSIYELSREAVELAGKAKDRKLKPNEMQGACFTISSLGGIGGTGFTPIVNAPEVAILGVSKADIEPRWNGKEFEPRKMLPLCLSYDHRAINGGDAGRFLTYLNALLSDVRRMAM; encoded by the coding sequence GTGAGTACTGTGAATATTACGGTTCCTGATTTAAGTGGTGCGGCTGACGTTGATGTAGTCGAAGTGTTTATTAAAGTCGGCGACAAGGTTGAAGAAGGGGATTCACTGATTGCCCTGGAGACCGATAAAGCTTCAATGGAAGTACCTGCGATGCAATCCGGTGTGGTTGTCTCGGTAGCTGTCAGCGAAGGCGATACCATCAACGAAGGCGACGCATTGTGTGTATTTGAAACGGCGGCAGCGGATGCGCCTGCAGAAGACGTTCCGGTTGTTGCTGAGCCTGTAGCAGAAGCGGCACCGGTGGCAACTGCACCGGCAGTGGCGCCTGCTGCGGCGAGCGAAACCGTTCAGGTTGCTGTACCTGATCTGAGCGGTGCCAGCGATGTAGATGTCGTTGAAGTATTTGTAAAAGCGGGCGACAGTGTATCGGAAGGTGATTCTCTGATCGCGTTGGAAACCGATAAAGCCTCGCTTGAAGTACCAGCTCCGCACAGCGGAACAATTGTCAGCATGGCGATCAGTGAAGGCGGCACTGTAAACGAAGGTGACGCACTGTGTGAAATGCAGATTGCAGGCAGTGCGCCTGTTGCTGAGCCGGTAGCCGAAGCACCGGTTTCTGAAGCCCCTGCTGCTCCGGCGCCTGCTGCTGAAATAGCCCCTGTAGTTGCCGGTGGTGTGGAAGATGTGCTGATTCCGGATCTGAGCGGTGCCACTGATGTGGATGTGGTGGAAGTGCTGGTTAAAGATGGCGACACCGTTGCGGAAGGTGATTCCCTGATCGCGCTGGAAACCGATAAGGCGTCCATGGAAGTACCGGCACCTAAGGCGGGTACTGTTAAATCCATGAAGATTAAAGAGGGTGACCAGGTGAATGCCGGTGACCTGCTGATGAGCCTTGAAGTGGCTGCAAGTGCTGCTCCTGTGGCAGCGGCTGCGCCAGCACCGGCTCCGGCGGCAGCTGCACCGGCTGCTTCAAAGCCTGCCGCGCCCGCTGCACAGCCAGCTCAGACCGTTGATAAAACTGAGCTGGAACAGAAGAATAAATCTGTTCATGCCGGCCCTGCGGTCCGTGCCATTGCCCGTGAATTCGGTGTTGATCTGGCGCTGGTTGCCGGTACCGGTTCGCGTAACCGTATCCTTAAGGAAGATGTTCAGGCCTATGTGAAAGCGTCTCTGAAGAAGCTGAAAGAGCAGCCTGCAGCGGCGGTAAGCGGTGGTTCCGGCATTCCGGCTATTCCGGAAATTGATTTCAGCCAGTTTGGTGAAGTCGAGCTGGAAAAACTGAGCAAAATCAAAAAAGTTACCCGCGATAACATGTCGCGTTGCTGGTTGAATATTCCGCATGTGACTCAGTTCGATAAGGCGGATATTACTGACCTGGAAGCGTTCCGTGCCGGTATGAAGGAAGAAGCTGCCCGTGAAGGGGTTAAGCTGACGCCGCTGCCGTTCATGATTAAAGCGATTGCTATGGCGCTGAAAGCGCATCCTAAGTTTAATGCTTCTCTGCATGCTGATGGCGAACATATTGTGTATAAAAAGTATGTGAACATTGGTATGGCGGTGGATACTCCGAATGGCCTGATGGTACCGGTTATCAAAGATGCGGATAAGAAGAGCATCTATGAGCTGTCCCGGGAAGCGGTTGAGCTGGCCGGTAAAGCGAAAGACCGTAAGCTGAAGCCGAATGAGATGCAGGGTGCATGCTTCACGATCTCCAGCCTGGGCGGTATTGGCGGCACCGGCTTTACGCCGATTGTGAATGCCCCTGAGGTGGCGATTCTGGGTGTGTCGAAGGCAGATATCGAGCCGCGCTGGAACGGTAAGGAATTTGAGCCACGTAAGATGTTGCCTTTGTGTCTGTCTTATGACCATCGGGCAATCAACGGCGGTGATGCAGGACGTTTCCTGACGTACCTGAATGCACTGCTAAGTGATGTACGTCGTATGGCGATGTAA